From Bacillus basilensis, a single genomic window includes:
- a CDS encoding LytTR family DNA-binding domain-containing protein, which yields MEDKTLGLLLDVVGELFSDEISIAVSNTKEYIYYRPSKRIDLKISTGDLIKEGTIAHKAMVTNQKTSEFINRDVFGIPYHGMAVPFSNNVKLEGCVTAIYPALSDGKSVVTLKTTDGWIPVPFSKVMYLEAKDKKTYVNTEELTGTHKYSLQEFEYLLPKDSFIRCHRSFIVNVNHIKAIYPDTHSTFVLSMDNGERVPVSQSYASYFRKLLGF from the coding sequence ATGGAAGATAAAACATTAGGTTTACTACTAGATGTTGTTGGGGAATTATTTTCGGATGAAATTTCAATTGCTGTATCAAATACGAAAGAATATATATACTATCGGCCAAGTAAACGAATTGATTTAAAGATAAGCACCGGGGATCTTATTAAGGAAGGAACGATTGCTCATAAAGCAATGGTGACGAACCAAAAAACTTCTGAGTTTATTAATCGGGATGTTTTTGGTATTCCTTATCATGGGATGGCCGTACCATTTTCAAACAATGTAAAGCTTGAAGGGTGCGTGACGGCTATTTATCCAGCTTTATCGGATGGAAAGTCAGTCGTTACTTTAAAAACAACAGATGGCTGGATTCCGGTTCCATTTTCAAAGGTCATGTATTTAGAGGCGAAAGATAAAAAGACGTATGTGAATACAGAAGAGTTAACAGGAACACATAAATACTCGCTACAAGAATTCGAATACTTGCTTCCGAAAGATTCATTTATTAGATGCCACCGTTCCTTTATTGTAAATGTAAATCATATTAAAGCGATATATCCTGATACGCATTCTACTTTTGTACTTTCGATGGATAACGGAGAGAGGGTACCAGTTAGTCAATCGTACGCCAGTTATTTTCGTAAGCTTCTAGGATTCTAA
- a CDS encoding acetyl-CoA hydrolase/transferase family protein, which yields MENNLDRIRDQRLKDRVVTPEEAASWIESGMTLGLSGFTRAGDVKAVPFALVNRVKNDKSFKVNVYTGASLGSDVDKLFAEAGILGKRLPFQADATMRKGINNGDFLFVDQHLSHTAELLRADVMDVDFAILEAVAITEDGMIIPTTSIGNSLAFSLNAKSIIIEMNMAQSAQLEGLHDLYEPGKQGERLPIPIVKTNDRIGTIGIPIDAEKVKGIVFTNQLDSPSTIVPPDEETVIMAQHLIEFLREEVKVGRLTNRLAPLQSGIGSVANAVLHGMLDSEFEDLEVYSEVLQDAVFDLMDAGKVNFASCCSITLSEEKMQKVFSNFEKYRHKLMMRPQEISNHPEIIRRLGLISINTALELDIYGNVNSTHVLGTKMMNGIGGSGDFARNARLAIFVTKSIAKGGNISSIVPFVSHVDHTEHDVDVIVTEQGFADLRGLAPSERVELIIENCAHPMYRDQLRAYYEEAKTRGGQTPHILEKAFSWHTNYAKNGTMLEAVVETV from the coding sequence ATGGAGAATAATTTGGATAGAATTAGGGATCAACGTCTGAAAGATCGCGTAGTTACACCTGAAGAAGCAGCTTCATGGATTGAAAGTGGAATGACTTTAGGCTTAAGTGGGTTTACACGTGCAGGTGATGTGAAAGCAGTCCCATTTGCGCTTGTAAACCGAGTTAAGAATGATAAATCTTTTAAAGTAAATGTGTATACTGGTGCCTCTTTAGGTTCTGATGTAGATAAATTATTTGCGGAAGCAGGAATTTTAGGGAAAAGATTGCCTTTCCAAGCAGATGCGACTATGCGAAAAGGGATTAATAATGGAGACTTTTTATTTGTGGATCAGCACTTGTCTCATACAGCAGAGTTACTTCGCGCTGACGTTATGGATGTAGATTTTGCTATTTTGGAAGCGGTTGCGATTACTGAGGACGGCATGATTATTCCAACGACTTCAATAGGAAATTCTTTAGCGTTTTCTTTAAATGCTAAGTCTATCATTATTGAAATGAATATGGCACAATCCGCGCAGCTAGAAGGACTACATGATTTATATGAACCAGGTAAACAAGGAGAAAGGCTTCCAATTCCAATTGTGAAAACGAATGATCGAATTGGAACGATTGGTATTCCTATCGATGCTGAAAAGGTGAAGGGGATTGTGTTTACGAACCAACTAGACTCGCCATCAACAATTGTTCCTCCGGATGAAGAAACTGTTATTATGGCACAGCATTTAATAGAGTTCCTTCGAGAAGAAGTAAAAGTGGGCCGATTAACAAATCGTTTAGCACCGTTACAATCGGGAATTGGTTCAGTGGCTAATGCAGTTCTTCATGGAATGTTAGATTCCGAGTTTGAAGATTTAGAAGTGTATTCTGAGGTTTTACAGGATGCGGTATTTGATCTTATGGATGCTGGAAAAGTCAATTTTGCTTCATGCTGTTCGATCACACTTTCTGAGGAGAAAATGCAAAAAGTATTTTCTAACTTTGAAAAATATCGTCACAAATTAATGATGCGCCCACAAGAGATTTCAAATCATCCTGAAATCATTCGCCGCCTTGGATTAATCTCGATTAATACTGCTTTAGAATTAGATATATACGGAAATGTAAACTCTACTCATGTTTTAGGTACAAAAATGATGAACGGTATCGGTGGTTCTGGTGACTTTGCAAGAAATGCCCGTCTAGCTATCTTTGTTACTAAATCGATTGCGAAAGGTGGTAACATTTCAAGTATCGTTCCTTTCGTTTCTCATGTAGATCATACGGAACATGATGTAGATGTTATTGTCACTGAACAAGGGTTTGCTGACTTAAGAGGACTTGCGCCAAGTGAAAGAGTGGAACTCATTATTGAGAATTGTGCACATCCAATGTATCGTGATCAGCTACGAGCTTATTACGAGGAAGCAAAAACAAGAGGCGGACAAACTCCTCATATTTTAGAGAAAGCTTTTTCTTGGCATACGAATTATGCTAAAAATGGAACGATGCTCGAAGCAGTAGTAGAAACTGTATAG
- a CDS encoding GNAT family N-acetyltransferase → MKIREALFSEANELSELALHSKATWNYSEEFILACKEDLTITEEYINNNFVYVLENDNTKIGFFSFLRNDKALDFLYIHPRYKGKGYGKKLWEFVIEKANELGLKSFTIDSDPNAKGYYLKMGAELIGETPSTVFKNRLLPLLKYDV, encoded by the coding sequence ATGAAGATAAGAGAAGCGTTATTTAGTGAAGCAAATGAATTAAGTGAACTCGCACTACATTCAAAAGCAACGTGGAATTATAGCGAAGAATTCATACTTGCTTGTAAGGAAGATTTAACAATTACAGAAGAGTATATAAATAATAATTTTGTATATGTTTTAGAAAATGATAATACGAAGATTGGTTTTTTCTCATTTTTACGCAATGATAAAGCTCTCGATTTCCTATACATTCATCCTCGTTACAAAGGGAAGGGCTACGGGAAAAAACTTTGGGAGTTTGTAATAGAAAAAGCAAATGAACTAGGGTTAAAAAGTTTTACGATTGATAGTGATCCAAATGCAAAAGGATATTACTTGAAAATGGGAGCAGAGTTAATAGGAGAGACACCATCCACTGTTTTTAAGAATCGTTTACTGCCTCTTTTGAAATATGATGTGTAA
- a CDS encoding bifunctional S-methyl-5'-thioadenosine deaminase/S-adenosylhomocysteine deaminase, whose protein sequence is MKGEILLKTTYVNATIVTMNEQNEVIENGYIIVENDQIIDVNSGEFANDFEVDEVIDMKGKWVLPGLVNTHTHVVMSLLRGIGDDMLLQPWLETRIWPLESQFTPELAVASTELGLLEMVKSGTTAFSDMFNPIGVDQDAIMETVSKSGMRAAVSRTLFSFGTKEDEKKAIEEAEKYVKRYYNESGMLTTMVAPHSPYTCSTELLEECARIAVENQTMVHIHLSETEREVRDIEAQYGKRPVEYAASCGLFKRPTVIAHGVVLNDDERAFLAEHDVRVAHNPNSNLKLGSGIANVKAMLEAGMKVGIATDSVASNNNLDMFEEIRIATLLQKGIHQDATALPVETALTLATKGAAEVIGMKQTGSLEVGKCADFITIDPSNKPHLQPADEVLSHLVYAASGKDISDVIINGKHVVWNGECKTLDEERIIFEASRYKRGLQR, encoded by the coding sequence TTGAAAGGGGAAATACTTTTGAAAACAACTTATGTAAACGCTACAATCGTAACGATGAATGAACAAAATGAAGTGATAGAAAATGGATATATCATTGTAGAAAATGATCAAATTATAGATGTAAATAGCGGGGAATTTGCTAATGATTTTGAAGTAGATGAAGTAATTGACATGAAAGGAAAGTGGGTTTTACCAGGGCTTGTAAATACACATACACACGTTGTAATGAGTCTCTTAAGAGGTATTGGCGACGATATGTTATTACAGCCGTGGCTTGAGACGAGAATTTGGCCACTTGAAAGTCAATTTACTCCAGAGCTTGCGGTCGCTAGTACGGAATTAGGATTACTTGAAATGGTGAAAAGTGGTACAACAGCATTCTCTGATATGTTTAATCCAATTGGAGTAGATCAAGATGCAATTATGGAAACGGTATCAAAGAGCGGAATGCGAGCTGCTGTTTCAAGAACTTTATTTAGCTTTGGAACGAAAGAAGATGAAAAGAAAGCAATTGAAGAAGCTGAGAAATATGTGAAGCGTTACTATAACGAAAGTGGTATGTTAACTACGATGGTTGCACCACATAGTCCATATACATGCAGTACAGAACTGTTAGAAGAGTGTGCACGTATTGCAGTAGAAAATCAAACGATGGTTCATATTCATCTTTCGGAAACGGAGCGTGAAGTACGTGATATTGAAGCACAGTACGGAAAACGTCCAGTAGAATATGCAGCAAGTTGCGGGTTGTTTAAAAGACCAACAGTTATTGCACACGGTGTAGTATTAAATGACGATGAGCGTGCATTTTTAGCAGAACATGACGTTCGAGTAGCTCATAATCCGAATAGTAATTTAAAACTAGGTTCTGGTATAGCGAATGTAAAAGCGATGCTAGAAGCAGGAATGAAAGTAGGAATTGCAACAGATAGTGTGGCATCTAACAATAATTTAGATATGTTTGAAGAAATACGTATAGCAACATTATTACAAAAAGGTATTCACCAAGATGCAACAGCATTACCAGTTGAAACAGCACTTACACTTGCGACTAAAGGAGCTGCTGAAGTAATTGGTATGAAACAAACAGGATCACTTGAGGTTGGAAAGTGTGCTGATTTTATTACGATTGACCCGTCTAATAAGCCGCATTTACAACCAGCGGATGAAGTGTTATCACACCTTGTATATGCTGCTAGTGGAAAAGATATAAGCGATGTCATTATTAACGGAAAACATGTCGTTTGGAATGGCGAATGTAAAACGTTAGATGAAGAGCGTATTATATTTGAAGCAAGTCGATATAAACGAGGTTTACAAAGATAA
- a CDS encoding SMI1/KNR4 family protein — protein sequence MSNVTWIGVNKKEITDENIQKVEQYFNIKFPMDFVECVKKYDSGYPRPKIFDVPGQDENVFSKLLTFDLESRNSIIQVYDDIKDRLANKVYPFGKDSFGNHLCFDYRSNPESPTVVFWEHEEENIEEAIYPVCSTFTELLASLRDFEEED from the coding sequence ATGAGCAACGTTACTTGGATTGGAGTAAATAAAAAAGAAATTACAGATGAAAACATTCAGAAAGTAGAACAATATTTCAATATTAAGTTCCCTATGGATTTTGTAGAATGTGTAAAGAAATATGATAGTGGTTATCCAAGACCAAAAATATTTGATGTACCCGGACAGGATGAGAATGTATTTAGTAAGCTTTTAACTTTTGATTTAGAAAGTAGAAATTCAATCATTCAAGTTTATGATGATATTAAAGATAGATTAGCAAATAAAGTATATCCCTTTGGCAAGGATTCATTTGGGAATCATCTGTGTTTTGATTACCGTAGCAATCCTGAATCACCGACAGTAGTATTTTGGGAACATGAGGAGGAAAACATAGAGGAAGCAATATATCCTGTTTGCTCAACATTTACAGAATTGCTTGCTAGTCTACGTGATTTTGAAGAAGAAGATTGA
- a CDS encoding lumazine-binding protein has protein sequence MLITRVSSHSVFTACENNHDPEEDEKEGNAKDFRELFTPEAKKIVTFVVGNADLMKSVSKDLKSYKIQKSEAKNEIATLTVDAVYKGNPKKVIVIELEKTDDG, from the coding sequence ATTTTAATTACTCGTGTATCTTCTCACAGCGTATTTACAGCATGTGAAAATAATCATGATCCCGAAGAAGATGAAAAAGAAGGAAACGCAAAAGATTTCAGAGAGTTATTCACTCCTGAAGCGAAGAAAATCGTTACTTTTGTGGTCGGAAATGCAGATCTAATGAAATCAGTTAGCAAAGATCTTAAAAGCTATAAAATCCAAAAAAGTGAAGCGAAAAATGAAATTGCTACACTAACTGTTGATGCTGTATATAAAGGTAATCCTAAAAAAGTAATCGTAATTGAACTAGAGAAAACGGATGATGGTTGA